A single genomic interval of Daucus carota subsp. sativus chromosome 1, DH1 v3.0, whole genome shotgun sequence harbors:
- the LOC108204834 gene encoding S-adenosylmethionine synthase 2, whose protein sequence is METFLFTSESVNEGHPDKLCDQISDAVLDACLLQDPDSKVACETCTKTNMVMVFGEITTKATVDYEKIVRDTCREIGFVSDDVGLDADNCKVLVNIEQQSPDIAQGVHGHLTKKPEEIGAGDQGHMFGYATDETPELMPLSHVLATKLGARLTEVRKNGTCAWLRPDGKTQVTVEYQNDHGAMVPIRVHTILISTQHDETVTNDEIAADLKEHVIKPVVPENYLDEKTIFHLNPSGRFVIGGPHGDAGLTGRKIIIDTYGGWGAHGGGAFSGKDPTKVDRSGAYIVRQAAKSIVANGLARRCIVQVSYAIGVPEPLSVFVDTYGTGKIPDREILKIVKETFDFRPGMISINLDLKRGGNGRFLKTAAYGHFGRDDPDFTWEVVKPLKWEKA, encoded by the coding sequence ATGGAGACCTTTTTGTTTACTTCTGAGTCTGTGAATGAGGGACACCCCGACAAGCTCTGTGACCAGATCTCGGATGCGGTCCTTGATGCCTGTTTGTTGCAGGATCCTGATAGCAAGGTTGCTTGTGAGACGTGCACAAAGACTAATATGGTTATGGTGTTTGGTGAGATTACCACCAAGGCGACTGTGGATTATGAGAAGATTGTGCGGGACACTTGCCGTGAAATTGGATTTGTTTCTGATGATGTGGGTTTGGATGCTGATAACTGTAAGGTGCTTGTTAACATTGAGCAACAGAGTCCTGATATTGCTCAGGGTGTCCATGGTCATTTGACTAAGAAGCCTGAGGAGATCGGTGCTGGTGATCAGGGGCATATGTTTGGTTATGCTACTGATGAGACCCCGGAGCTGATGCCGCTTAGCCATGTTCTTGCTACCAAGTTGGGGGCTCGCTTGACTGAGGTTCGCAAGAATGGGACTTGTGCGTGGTTGAGGCCTGATGGTAAGACCCAAGTGACTGTTGAGTACCAGAATGATCATGGTGCTATGGTACCTATCCGTGTGCACACTATTCTGATCTCGACTCAGCATGACGAGACTGTTACCAATGATGAGATTGCTGCTGATCTGAAGGAGCATGTCATTAAGCCTGTTGTTCCGGAGAATTATCTGGATGAAAAGACCATCTTTCACTTGAACCCATCTGGTCGCTTTGTTATTGGTGGACCCCATGGTGATGCTGGTTTAACTGGACGCAAGATCATCATTGACACCTATGGAGGATGGGGTGCACATGGTGGCGGTGCCTTCTCTGGCAAAGACCCGACTAAGGTGGACAGGAGTGGTGCCTACATTGTCAGGCAAGCTGCAAAGAGTATCGTGGCTAACGGGCTTGCACGTAGGTGCATTGTGCAGGTTTCATACGCCATTGGTGTTCCAGAGCCTCTATCCGTCTTCGTAGACACATATGGAACTGGAAAGATCCCTGACAGAGAGATTCTGAAGATTGTGAAGGAGACCTTTGACTTCAGGCCCGGAATGATCTCTATCAATCTTGATCTCAAGAGAGGTGGTAATGGTAGGTTCTTGAAGACTGCTGCCTATGGCCATTTCGGAAGAGACGACCCTGACTTCACATGGGAAGTGGTGAAGCCACTCAAGTGGGAGAAAGCCTAA